Proteins encoded by one window of Panicum virgatum strain AP13 chromosome 7N, P.virgatum_v5, whole genome shotgun sequence:
- the LOC120682020 gene encoding GDT1-like protein 5: MLEPCGQLSFGEGNLEEVKTLFSLSVQGCRRMMMQQHKPCTRYNLPSHSSNTPDSPAPVTTCAASKSQKFTNIQAQYNQPDLRPCQLGVSPYCCSNLSSSVSTPHQHPPRLAMSPSLFSGFTKSPAMTALSEIGDRTFCVAAILAMRHPRRLVLAGCVASSVVMTLISSSLGWVAPNLISSKWSHYITTMLFFVFGVLSLRGSYKEDGDSDDELEEVEAELDANSKNNHDESKNKLKDDDDTKKHQRTFLMRLFSPVFIKAFSITFFGEWGDMSQIATIVLAADENPLGVVLGGVVAQALCTTAAVLGGKSLASKISEKMVGLLSGALFLVFGMMSLLSGPEGEL; encoded by the exons ATGTTGGAGCCTTGCGGGCAGTTATCTTTCGGGGAAGGCAACCTAGAGGAAGTTAAGACCTTGTTCAG TCTCAGTGTTCAAGGATGCCGACGAATGATGATGCAACAACACAAGCCATGCACCAGATACAACCTGCCCTCTCACTCGTCAAACACTCCTGATTCCCCTGCACCAGTCACAACCTGTGCAGCCTCGAAATCACAAAAGTTTACAAATATACAGGCACAGTACAACCAACCCGACCTGCGCCCCTGCCAGCTCGGCGTTTCTCCTTACTGCTGCAGCAACCTGTCATCCTCAGTGTCCACACCACACCAACACCCCCCTCGGCTCGCCATGTCGCCGTCTCTCTTCTCG GGGTTCACCAAGTCGCCGGCCATGACAGCGCTCTCCGAGATCGGGGATAGGACCTTCTGCGTCGCCGCG ATTTTGGCCATGCGCCATCCCCGGAGACTCGTCCTGGCAGGCTGCGTAGCCTCATCAGTG GTGATGACACTTATATCGTCTTCTTTGGGATGGGTTGCACCTAATCTG ATTTCAAGTAAATGGAGTCACTATATTACAACTATGCTATTCTTTGTATTTGGCGTTCTGTCGTTGAGGGGAAGTTACAAAGAAGACGG AGATTCTGATGATGAATTGGAGGAAGTGGAAGCAGAGCTG GATGCTAACTCAAAGAACAACCATgatgaatctaaaaataaactCAAG gatgatgatgatacCAAGAAACACCAAAGAACATTTCTCATGCGACTCTTCTCACCAGTTTTTATAAAG GCATTTTCGATTACATTCTTTGGTGAGTGGGGTGACATGAGCCAG ATTGCTACTATTGTTTTGGCTGCTGATGAAAACCCATTAGGCGTTGTCCTTGGTGGAGTCGT AGCTCAAGCACTATGTACTACTGCTGCTGTTCTTGGAGGAAAGAGTCTAGCCTCTAAGATATCTGAGAAGATG GTTGGATTGTTGAGTGGAGCGCTATTTCTGGTGTTTGGTATGATGTCCCTGCTTTCAGGACCAGAAGGAgagttgtaa
- the LOC120682019 gene encoding metal transporter NRAT1-like, with protein MELSADVREIGLEARQVCVLRSGSDTNDHKDKDAESAVDEQVPVEPKWRKFLAHVGPGALVAIGFLDPSNIETDMQAGAEFKYELLWVVLVGLVFALLIQTLAANLGVKTGKHLAELCREEYPRYVTICLWITAELAVICDDIPQVLGTAFAFNILLKIPVWAGVILTVFSTLVFLGVQRFGARKLEFIIAAFMFTMAGCFFGELTYLRPSAREVVKGMFVPSLSGKAAATNAIALFGSIITPYNLFLHSALVLSRKTTPRSVKNINAACRYFLIECSLAFAVAFLINVALVIVAGTVCSSNNLSPADANTCSDLTLQSTPLLLRNVLGRSSSVVYAVALLASGQSTTISCTFSGQVIMQGFLDAKMKSWARNIITRVIAIAPSLIASVASGPTGAAKLIILSSMLLSFELPFTIIPLLKFCNSSKKVGHLKESIYTVVLAWTISLAIIIINAYFIVWVYVDWLIHNHLPKYANALVSIIFFVLMAAYIIAIVYLMFRKDTMVTYIPATERLETGSGGPLVSLADGEKPPPFREDLANNASM; from the exons ATGGAGCTCAGTGCAGATGTTAGAGAGATTGGATTAGAAGCACGCCAAGTTTGTGTCCTTCGTAGTGGTAGTGACACTAATGACCACAAAGACAAGGACGCTGAGAGCGCTGTGGATGAGCAAGTTCCGGTGGAG ccaaaatgGAGAAAATTCTTGGCCCATGTTGGTCCTGGAGCTCTTGTGGCCATTGGCTTCCTGGATCCTAGCAACA TTGAAACTGATATGCAAGCTGGGGCCGAGTTCAAGTATGAG CTCCTCTGGGTGGTCTTAGTTGGTCTAGTCTTCGCGCTTTTGATTCAAACACTTGCTGCAAATCTTGGAGTGAAGACAG GGAAGCATCTGGCTGAACTTTGCAGGGAAGAGTACCCACGTTATGTTACCATTTGCCTATGGATCACCGCGGAGCTGGCGGTGATATGTGACGATATCCCTCAAG TGTTAGGCACAGCCTTTGCTTTCAATATACTGCTCAAGATTCCAGTGTGGGCCGGAGTTATCCTCACAGTGTTCAGCACCCTCGTGTTTCTTGGGGTGCAAAGATTTGGG GCCCGCAAACTGGAGTTCATTATCGCTGCCTTCATGTTCACCATGGCGGGCTGCTTCTTCGGAGAGTTAACCTACCTGAGACCATCAGCGAGAGAGGTGGTGAAGGGAATGTTTGTCCCATCGCTCTCAGGGAAAGCTGCTGCCACAAATGCAATTGCGCTCTTTGGCTCTATCATCACACC GTACAACCTGTTCTTGCATTCTGCCCTTGTCCTCTCGAGAAAGACGACACCAAGATCAGTTAAAAACATCAAT GCTGCCTGCAGATACTTCCTTATCGAGTGCAGCCTTGCATTTGCTGTGGCGTTTCTCATCAACGTTGCGTTGGTCATCGTCGCAGGAACTGTTTGCAGTTCCAACAATCTTTCTCCAGCAGATGCAAACACGTGCAGTGATCTTACTCTGCAATCCACCCCTCTGTTGCTCAGG AATGTTCTTGGGAGGTCAAGCTCCGTTGTATATGCTGTTGCACTGCTAGCTTCAGGGCAAAGCACCACAATTAGTTGCACATTCTCAGGGCAGGTCATCATGCAG GGTTTTCTTGACGCGAAGATGAAAAGCTGGGCACGGAACATCATCACTCGAGTCATTGCAATTGCTCCAAGCCTTATTGCCTCTGTTGCTAGTGGTCCAACAGGTGCGGCAAAGCTCATCATCTTGTCATCG ATGTTGCTGTCTTTTGAGCTGCCATTTACTATTATCCCTCTCCTCAAGTTCTGCAACAGCAGCAAGAAAGTAGGACACCTCAAGGAATCCATCTAT ACGGTAGTCCTTGCCTGGACAATCAGCTtggccatcatcatcatcaatgcCTATTTCATAGTGTGGGTCTATGTGGACTGGCTCATCCATAATCACCTCCCGAAATACGCCAATGCTCTGGtgtccatcatcttcttcgtgcTCATGGCTGCCTACATCATCGCCATTGTCTACCTGATGTTCAGGAAGGACACGATGGTGACATACATTCCAGCAACAGAAAGGCTGGAAACTGGAAGCGGTGGTCCACTGGTGTCTCTTGCCGATGGAGAAAAGCCACCTCCGTTTAGAGAAGACCTGGCTAATAATGCCTCCATGTAG